From the Argentina anserina chromosome 3, drPotAnse1.1, whole genome shotgun sequence genome, the window CCATTTATCAAACAATCAAAAGAAACAGAATTGGTACCCAGACCGATGCTGCTCATATGATGCATAAAATTTTCTGCAGCACCAAGGTTCCCAGCTTCACAAAGCGCAGTAACCAATATGTTACAAGTGAAATGGTCAGCACTGAGGCCATTAAGATTCATAACTGCATAGATCTTTAATGCTTCCATTATGTTGCCCATCTTGCAACAGTGGTAGATTAAGGTAGAATATATTGTTTTATTAGGTGCAAGCTCCGCTCTATACAGTTTACACATTATCTCGCTCACATGTTTCATCCTCCCAGCTTGGCATAATCCATTGATAAGCACTGAAAATACTATGATATCAGGACTCACACCATCCTGGATCATCATATTTAGAAAATGAACGGCTTCATCAAGCAACCCATTTTTACATAACCCATCCATGattgatgtatatataatgCAACCACTAACAATCCCATGCAATCGCACTTTCTGAAAAGTAGTTCTTGCTAAATCAAACTTGCCTTGTTTGCACAGCCCATTTAAAACAGCACCATAGCTGACTTCATTAGGTCTTAGTCCCACTGCTTCCATCATGTCCAACAATCTGAAAGCTTCCTCAAGCTTACCCTTTTGACAGACCCCGTCAATTAAAGCATTATAAGTAACACAATTTGGTGAAAGATTAAACATCGACATTTCATCAAAAACCTTGGTAGCAACACCAATTTTCCCCTCCTTAACAAACCCATTGATTAGGATATTGTATGTAACTTCATTAGGAGATAACTTCTTCtttctcatcttcttcaacaGCAAATAACCTTTTGCACTACTACTGTTTCTACACAAATCCTCAATAAGCATGTTATATGTACATACATCTGCTTCAATACCCCTAGAAGCCATAAGATCAATAAGCTCAAAAGCTGCTTTATACCTCCCCTTCTTGCAGTACCAATTGAGCAAAGTATTATAAGTAACTACGTTAGGAACATAACCACTCTTTTCCATCTTCCTCAAAAGATAACTAGCTTTACTGAGCTTCCCATCCACACATAAAACACTAATCAATATATTAAACGTACTTACATCAGGGCAAACATTCTTAGCCAGCATATCTTTGAAAAAAGACCAAACTGATGCAGCCCTCTGGTCCTTTGCCAACGCAGCTAGAATCAAATTACAAGTATAACGCGACGGCCTAAACCCCCTTAAATCCATCAGATAAAAAGTTTCTACTGCACTACCAACCATCTTCTGTCTCAAGTAAACTCTAATCAGAAGGTCAAAGACTGAAGGGTTTGAATTGCAAAGAGGGTAAGTATCCATCAAAGCACCGAAAATCGATTTCGAATCAACATCCATCTGTGCTAAATGCCCCAAAATCAACCTGGAAGATTCATACATTCTAGCTCTAGCAAGTATATGAGTTGTAACAGAGAGTATATGAGTGAGGTGATTGAGTTCCAAACCAGGCTGTTGAATTACCCAGTTGAAGAATTTCAGGGCCAATCTTCCATGCACTGGTCTAAGAGATGCCAACCTATACTCCATGTGATTCAGTGACTCCCATCGGTCTATAGTGAGAATCGAGTATATGCTTTTCTCCATTTCTGAACCTGTTCAATCCCAAAAGTTAAAACTTTGGCCTCAAAATCAAACACCCTCTTCCCAAATTGATACTTTAGGCATCAAACAAAACTCTTCCTATATTTGAAACGCAAGCATAAAATAAGACACCATCTTCCCAAAGATTACAAGTTTGGCCACAAACACAAGTACCCTCTtcctaaaattgaaactttagCATCAAAACAAACACCCTGTTCCTAAAAATGTACATAATAACAAGCACTATCTTCCCAAAGATTCAAACTTTGGCCACATGCACAAATACCCACTTCCCAAAATTGAACCTTTTAGCATCAGAACAGAGAGAGAAGTAGAGAAAGTGATATACCTGAGGTTTGAGCCCTGTGTCTGAAACcattttctttgaaactggTTTTGACATTTTGAGAGGAACCGCCGTGAAAAGCTCTGAGCTTTGAAATTGTGTGGGAAATTT encodes:
- the LOC126785943 gene encoding pentatricopeptide repeat-containing protein At5g55840 — encoded protein: MLLPKTKQLSQISHTISKLRAFHGGSSQNVKTSFKENGFRHRAQTSGSEMEKSIYSILTIDRWESLNHMEYRLASLRPVHGRLALKFFNWVIQQPGLELNHLTHILSVTTHILARARMYESSRLILGHLAQMDVDSKSIFGALMDTYPLCNSNPSVFDLLIRVYLRQKMVGSAVETFYLMDLRGFRPSRYTCNLILAALAKDQRAASVWSFFKDMLAKNVCPDVSTFNILISVLCVDGKLSKASYLLRKMEKSGYVPNVVTYNTLLNWYCKKGRYKAAFELIDLMASRGIEADVCTYNMLIEDLCRNSSSAKGYLLLKKMRKKKLSPNEVTYNILINGFVKEGKIGVATKVFDEMSMFNLSPNCVTYNALIDGVCQKGKLEEAFRLLDMMEAVGLRPNEVSYGAVLNGLCKQGKFDLARTTFQKVRLHGIVSGCIIYTSIMDGLCKNGLLDEAVHFLNMMIQDGVSPDIIVFSVLINGLCQAGRMKHVSEIMCKLYRAELAPNKTIYSTLIYHCCKMGNIMEALKIYAVMNLNGLSADHFTCNILVTALCEAGNLGAAENFMHHMSSIGLGTNSVSFDCLINGFANRGDALGAFSVFDEMIELGHQPSPFTFGSILKGLCKGGHLVEARKFLKKLHSIPFAVDTVVYNTILSETCKSGNLQEAVVLFAEMVENNVLPDTHTYSSLLAGLCRKGKMVAAILLFQRAMEQGLLSPNPIVYTCLLDGLFKIGQSKAASYLFEEMENKGLYSDTIALNVMMDGYSKMGKMMKANDLYSTMGSRRLFPNLSSYNILLHGYSKNQDLLACSMVYRDLIRLKFLPDKLTCHSFILGLCESSKVDIGHKMLHKMITEGAVPDLSTFNLLISKYAEIGKMRMAFELLSVMNLYGLSANIDTYGALLNGLFRISAFRASRSLLFEMLAKGFTPKYTNYFTIINGMCRVGDIKGAFELKDQMEALSVTSCDIAESAMVRGLAKCGKVEEAMLVLDRMLRLQLVPTTATFTTLMHKFCKEANLAEALKLRGVMEHCGVPLDVAAFNVLISGLCANSDVVAAFELYKEMKQSGLLPNTTTYTLLLAAVSSGNNLIGGEEILGELMERGLISGNVDGVTLPLHERLNVAIGTLRSWRCNKWK